In Vagococcus luciliae, one genomic interval encodes:
- a CDS encoding replication initiation and membrane attachment family protein codes for MNTQTHLKPKDTFEVHGYCLLNGEDTRVLNLLYQPIIGGNALMLYHNLLSNVSVFKKPTAHFVLQDIINNGLQELYQSRIKLEAIGLLKTYVRKKDEGYHYIYLLANVLPPHVFLADDVLSLLLLDRVGEQRFQLLVDMFQPDQPDLSDYSDITNKYTDTFQLSSERLVQSNKLIEQTNQIMKQVPTPVKPKLESETFDWEFFVDNLSGLNIDQTFLTNEFKPLVYTIHGLYGINELDMVSHVKYCLDYVTNKIDVKEFKRHIYKKYHQAKSTALNEKNNQVTPLTLKEEDQAIERHKNDLKHQGFSPEEIAVITSCERIAPLIFLKAIKEQKNGFVAQNERWTIENLKAQSNLPDEVINMLIHYSLVVLNNPSLNQNMVNTIANNWAQNKVFKASEALKQVKSFKQESTKKATSKNYSRNYSKKPTRKETLPDWATEDSRKETPLSGEELSMLEQQLKKFNQGGESS; via the coding sequence ATGAACACACAGACCCATTTAAAGCCTAAAGATACATTTGAAGTTCATGGTTATTGCCTGTTAAATGGAGAAGATACACGTGTTTTAAACCTACTGTATCAACCAATCATTGGTGGGAATGCTTTAATGCTATATCATAACTTATTAAGTAATGTATCGGTATTTAAGAAACCAACCGCTCATTTTGTGTTACAAGATATAATAAATAATGGGCTTCAGGAATTATACCAATCACGTATCAAGTTGGAAGCCATAGGGCTATTAAAAACTTATGTTAGAAAAAAAGATGAAGGGTATCATTACATTTATCTATTGGCCAATGTTTTACCACCGCATGTTTTTTTAGCTGATGATGTCTTGAGTCTATTATTATTAGACAGGGTGGGAGAACAACGATTTCAATTATTAGTTGATATGTTTCAACCTGATCAGCCTGATTTATCTGATTATAGTGATATTACGAATAAGTATACTGATACGTTCCAGTTGAGTTCTGAGCGATTAGTCCAATCTAATAAATTAATCGAACAAACAAATCAGATCATGAAGCAAGTGCCAACACCTGTTAAACCAAAATTAGAAAGTGAAACATTTGATTGGGAATTTTTCGTAGATAACTTGTCTGGTTTAAACATCGATCAAACTTTTTTAACCAATGAATTTAAACCACTTGTTTACACGATTCATGGATTATATGGTATAAATGAACTAGATATGGTGAGTCATGTCAAATATTGTTTAGACTATGTCACAAATAAAATTGATGTGAAAGAATTTAAACGTCATATTTATAAAAAATATCATCAAGCTAAATCGACAGCATTAAATGAAAAAAATAACCAAGTGACACCATTAACACTTAAAGAAGAAGATCAAGCAATTGAACGCCATAAAAACGATTTGAAACACCAAGGATTCTCTCCGGAAGAAATTGCCGTAATTACATCGTGTGAAAGAATAGCCCCACTCATTTTTTTAAAGGCCATTAAAGAACAAAAAAATGGGTTTGTTGCGCAAAATGAACGTTGGACGATTGAAAATTTAAAAGCTCAATCTAACTTGCCAGATGAAGTGATTAATATGTTAATTCATTATTCGTTGGTTGTGTTAAACAATCCATCACTTAATCAAAATATGGTGAATACGATTGCTAATAATTGGGCACAAAATAAAGTGTTTAAAGCATCTGAAGCCTTAAAACAAGTGAAAAGTTTCAAACAAGAATCGACTAAGAAAGCAACAAGTAAGAATTATAGTCGAAATTACTCGAAAAAACCAACGAGAAAAGAAACATTACCAGACTGGGCAACAGAAGACAGTCGAAAAGAAACACCTCTTTCAGGAGAAGAATTATCTATGTTAGAACAACAATTAAAGAAATTTAATCAAGGTGGTGAATCATCATGA
- the coaE gene encoding dephospho-CoA kinase (Dephospho-CoA kinase (CoaE) performs the final step in coenzyme A biosynthesis.) — protein sequence MTYLLGLTGGIASGKSTISQFFKSKQIPVIDADIVAREVVEPNTTGLNQIVAHFGEGILVSNGELNRKKLGSIIFEDDKKRERLNTILSDEIRENILRKISDYKKKEQPLIVLDIPLLYEGGYDKIVDRVMVCYVPKQVQLSRLMSRDSLSEVDALKRIESQMDLEEKKRLADVVIDNSGSIEETLKQVDNWLTHFS from the coding sequence ATGACTTATTTATTAGGGTTAACAGGTGGCATTGCTTCTGGAAAATCTACGATTAGTCAGTTTTTTAAATCAAAACAGATACCTGTGATTGATGCAGATATCGTCGCTAGAGAAGTTGTAGAACCTAATACAACTGGGTTAAATCAGATTGTGGCTCATTTTGGTGAAGGTATTCTTGTATCCAATGGGGAACTTAATCGAAAAAAATTAGGGTCGATTATTTTTGAGGATGATAAAAAAAGGGAACGCCTTAATACTATTTTATCCGATGAAATACGAGAGAATATCTTGAGGAAAATTTCAGACTATAAAAAAAAAGAACAGCCACTGATTGTACTGGATATTCCATTATTATATGAGGGCGGTTATGATAAAATCGTTGATCGTGTCATGGTTTGCTATGTTCCAAAACAGGTGCAATTATCTCGTTTAATGTCACGTGATAGTTTAAGTGAAGTAGATGCGTTAAAACGAATCGAAAGTCAAATGGATTTAGAAGAAAAGAAACGATTAGCGGATGTTGTCATTGATAACAGTGGATCAATCGAAGAAACATTAAAACAAGTCGATAATTGGCTAACACACTTTTCATAA
- a CDS encoding MFS transporter, which produces MTDTKTAQQQTVKHKWWALAILALSVSLVVIDGTIVNVSLPVIMKDLKLSFTDAEWIITLYSLIFSSLLITMGRIADNFGRKKMLITGIVIFLVGSIMASFSKDITFMLAARTMQGIGGATVLPTTLSAVNALFFGKDRIVAFAVWGSVISGMAAIGPLLGGYFTTYMTWHWIFWINLPIGLFIILAALKFLPETYGEKMTNGFDFIGFILSTIGLILLVFGIIEGRNYGWWHVKGDHPTLFNLSIIPTLLVVGAIFFALFLVWEAHLSKTNKSHLLDLSLFKFKSFSLGNTIAGIVAIGESGLLFLLPLFLQNILTLSPIKSGAILAMMGLGAFLAGGMASFIVEKTSASFVVSLGLFLETLGFFGFFKTVDPNNGLTWIIVWLIVYGIGLGFASAQLTSIVLKDVPPAQSGQGSSIQSTVRQIGSALGIAIIGTVFGLQLQHDIPNTLDNVGLPTQVQHSLESSVIDSAGSSIRVLKQSNPETLHLTKLIQDNIVTKLDHNFTNSVVKTIGIASIIMFISFILTFGLYKRKDKATE; this is translated from the coding sequence GTGACAGATACTAAAACTGCACAACAACAAACTGTCAAACATAAATGGTGGGCATTAGCCATACTTGCTCTGTCTGTATCTCTAGTTGTAATAGATGGAACCATTGTTAATGTGTCTTTACCCGTCATTATGAAAGATTTAAAATTATCTTTTACAGATGCTGAATGGATTATTACGCTTTATTCTTTAATTTTCTCTTCTTTATTAATTACCATGGGACGCATTGCAGATAATTTTGGTCGAAAAAAAATGCTCATTACTGGAATCGTTATTTTTTTAGTTGGTTCTATAATGGCTAGTTTTTCAAAAGATATTACCTTTATGTTAGCTGCTAGAACCATGCAAGGTATTGGGGGAGCTACCGTTTTACCAACTACCTTATCAGCTGTTAACGCACTGTTCTTTGGAAAAGATCGTATTGTCGCTTTTGCTGTATGGGGCTCAGTGATTTCTGGTATGGCAGCTATTGGACCATTGTTAGGTGGGTATTTTACCACTTATATGACATGGCATTGGATTTTCTGGATTAATTTACCAATTGGATTATTTATTATTTTAGCGGCTTTAAAATTTTTACCTGAAACTTATGGTGAAAAGATGACGAACGGTTTTGATTTTATTGGCTTTATTTTATCAACTATTGGGTTAATTTTATTAGTATTTGGTATTATTGAAGGACGTAATTATGGTTGGTGGCACGTAAAAGGCGATCATCCCACTCTCTTTAACTTATCTATCATCCCAACCCTACTTGTTGTAGGAGCTATTTTCTTTGCTTTATTCTTAGTTTGGGAAGCACATTTAAGTAAAACAAATAAATCTCATTTACTTGATTTATCACTATTTAAATTCAAAAGTTTTTCATTGGGTAACACGATTGCAGGGATTGTGGCAATTGGGGAATCTGGCTTATTATTCTTATTACCACTATTTTTACAAAATATTTTAACACTTAGTCCTATTAAATCAGGAGCAATTTTGGCGATGATGGGGCTTGGAGCCTTTTTAGCTGGTGGAATGGCATCATTTATTGTTGAGAAAACGTCTGCTTCATTTGTGGTGTCTCTTGGATTGTTCCTAGAAACACTTGGCTTTTTTGGATTCTTTAAAACGGTTGATCCCAATAATGGATTAACTTGGATTATTGTTTGGTTAATCGTATATGGTATTGGATTAGGTTTTGCCTCTGCCCAATTAACATCTATTGTGTTAAAAGATGTGCCACCTGCTCAATCAGGTCAAGGGTCAAGTATTCAATCTACTGTTCGTCAAATTGGTTCCGCATTAGGAATTGCGATTATCGGGACAGTATTTGGTTTACAACTACAACACGATATCCCAAATACACTAGACAATGTTGGGTTGCCAACTCAAGTTCAACATTCACTTGAATCAAGTGTGATTGATAGTGCAGGTTCATCTATTCGTGTGTTAAAACAATCAAATCCTGAAACATTGCATTTAACAAAATTAATTCAAGATAATATTGTTACAAAACTAGACCATAACTTTACAAACAGTGTGGTTAAAACAATAGGTATTGCCTCCATTATTATGTTTATTAGTTTTATTTTAACGTTTGGTCTTTATAAACGAAAAGATAAAGCAACAGAATAA
- the nrdR gene encoding transcriptional regulator NrdR, translated as MQCPKCSYNGSRVVDSRPADDNRAIRRRRECEKCGFRFTTFERIEVAPLLVIKKNGAREEFNREKILRGLVRSAEKRPVSMDQMEQVVERVENRVRQKGDNEVSTNLIGEYVMEELVNLDEIAYIRFASVYRQFKDMSVFLKELQEIIDKEKHD; from the coding sequence ATGCAGTGTCCAAAATGTAGCTATAATGGATCACGAGTTGTAGATAGTCGTCCTGCAGATGATAATCGTGCTATTCGTCGTAGAAGAGAATGCGAAAAGTGTGGCTTTCGTTTTACCACATTCGAGCGTATTGAGGTTGCTCCTTTACTTGTTATAAAGAAAAATGGGGCAAGAGAAGAGTTTAATCGCGAAAAAATACTAAGAGGTTTGGTCCGTTCAGCTGAAAAAAGACCAGTGTCAATGGATCAGATGGAACAAGTTGTGGAACGTGTAGAAAATAGAGTCCGACAAAAAGGAGATAATGAAGTATCTACTAATCTAATTGGAGAATATGTCATGGAAGAATTAGTTAATCTTGATGAGATTGCCTATATTCGTTTTGCCAGTGTTTATCGCCAATTTAAAGATATGAGTGTCTTTTTGAAAGAATTACAAGAAATTATTGATAAAGAAAAACATGATTAG
- the polA gene encoding DNA polymerase I, whose amino-acid sequence MAKKKLLLVDGNSIAFRGFYALYQSLERFKNNNGLHTNALYAVNNMLENILAKEEPTHVLVAFDAGKTTFRHAFYEDYKAGRAKTPSEFKEQMPYLRDLIEGLGMKHFELDNYEADDIIGTLATNYASEEIDVVVLSGDKDLTQLASEYTKVDVTVKGVSEIESYTPEHIMEKYELTPSQIVDMKGLAGDQSDNIPGVTKIGEKTAIKLLKEYGTVEGIYEHIDDMKKSKMKENLINEKDIALLSKKLATIDTNVPLDMTLDDLVYNGKNLEKLISFYKEMDFNSFLAKLDTSNVESDLVEKVAIHYEVVSDLTEDMFTSGMTFYAEMLGENYHTSPIVGFAFGNKEKVYVTDNMDLLSHPLLIQWLQDNEKTKKVFDAKRQYVALNRYDIKLENVKFDMLLAAYLADSTNNSEDLAQIAHFYDYYDVDRDEVVYGKGAKKGLPESIDMLYEHLARKVVAIDSLYEPIMTDLEDKNQADLFYDIELPIALILADMEIEGITVNASRLQEMKGEFAERLSEIEQTIYGIAGEEFNINSPKQLGVILFEKMGLPVIKKTKTGYSTAVDVLEKLQGESPIIDSILSYRQLAKIQSTYVEGLLKVIFEDNKIHTRYIQTLTQTGRLSSVDPNLQNIPIRLEEGRKIRQAFVPRQKGWKLFASDYSQIELRVLAAISNDEHLKEAFIEGMDIHSSTAMRVFGIEKAEDVDSNMRRQAKAVNFGIVYGISDYGLSQNLGITRKEAQEFIDRYFTMYPGVKKYMEDIVREAKDKGYVETLYHRRRYLPDINARNFNLRSFAERTAINTPIQGSAADILKIAMIKIHKRLKEENLQATMLLQVHDELVFEAPEEEIPALQQLVEETMNHAVELSVPLRADSSYGDTWYDAK is encoded by the coding sequence ATGGCGAAGAAAAAATTATTATTAGTCGATGGAAATAGTATTGCATTTAGAGGATTCTATGCACTCTATCAGTCACTTGAACGTTTCAAAAATAACAATGGTTTACATACAAATGCTTTATATGCAGTCAATAATATGTTAGAAAATATATTAGCTAAAGAAGAACCAACTCATGTATTAGTAGCATTTGATGCAGGAAAAACAACCTTTAGACATGCATTTTACGAAGATTATAAAGCGGGACGAGCAAAAACACCAAGTGAATTTAAGGAACAAATGCCTTATTTACGAGATTTAATTGAAGGGCTTGGAATGAAGCATTTTGAACTAGATAATTATGAAGCAGATGATATCATTGGAACACTTGCAACAAACTATGCCTCGGAGGAAATAGATGTTGTGGTGTTATCTGGAGATAAAGATTTAACTCAACTAGCAAGTGAGTACACGAAAGTTGATGTAACGGTTAAAGGTGTCAGTGAAATCGAAAGTTATACACCTGAGCATATTATGGAAAAATATGAATTAACTCCGTCACAAATTGTCGACATGAAAGGTCTTGCAGGCGATCAATCAGATAATATTCCTGGTGTCACTAAAATTGGTGAAAAAACAGCTATCAAGTTATTAAAAGAGTATGGCACAGTTGAAGGTATCTATGAACACATTGATGATATGAAAAAAAGTAAAATGAAAGAAAATCTGATTAATGAAAAAGACATTGCCTTATTAAGTAAAAAACTAGCCACCATTGATACAAATGTTCCACTAGATATGACGCTAGATGATTTAGTTTATAATGGGAAAAATCTAGAAAAGTTAATATCTTTTTATAAAGAAATGGATTTTAATTCATTCTTGGCAAAATTAGATACCAGTAATGTAGAAAGTGATTTAGTTGAAAAAGTCGCGATTCATTATGAGGTTGTGTCAGATTTAACAGAAGATATGTTCACCTCAGGTATGACGTTTTATGCGGAGATGTTAGGAGAAAATTATCATACTTCCCCAATTGTTGGGTTTGCTTTTGGAAACAAAGAAAAAGTCTATGTGACAGACAATATGGACTTACTTTCGCATCCTTTGTTGATTCAGTGGCTTCAAGACAACGAAAAAACGAAAAAAGTTTTTGATGCAAAAAGACAATATGTGGCGTTAAATCGTTATGACATTAAACTTGAAAATGTTAAATTTGATATGCTATTAGCTGCGTATTTAGCTGATTCAACGAATAATAGTGAAGACTTAGCTCAAATCGCTCATTTTTATGATTATTATGATGTGGATCGTGATGAAGTGGTTTATGGAAAAGGAGCAAAGAAAGGATTACCTGAATCCATTGACATGTTATATGAGCATTTGGCTCGTAAGGTTGTCGCAATAGACTCATTGTATGAGCCAATCATGACAGATCTTGAAGATAAGAACCAAGCTGATTTATTTTATGACATCGAATTACCAATTGCGTTGATTTTAGCTGATATGGAAATAGAAGGCATCACGGTGAATGCGAGTCGATTGCAAGAAATGAAAGGCGAATTTGCTGAGAGATTAAGTGAGATTGAACAAACCATTTACGGTATTGCCGGTGAAGAATTTAATATTAATTCACCAAAACAATTGGGTGTGATTTTATTTGAAAAAATGGGATTGCCTGTTATTAAGAAAACAAAAACCGGTTATTCGACAGCGGTTGACGTATTAGAAAAATTACAGGGTGAGTCACCAATTATTGATAGTATTTTGTCTTATCGACAGTTAGCTAAAATTCAATCAACGTACGTGGAAGGCTTGTTAAAGGTCATTTTTGAAGACAATAAAATCCATACCAGATACATTCAAACACTAACTCAAACAGGGCGACTAAGCTCAGTTGACCCGAACTTGCAAAATATTCCAATCCGATTAGAAGAAGGGCGTAAAATTCGTCAAGCATTTGTCCCACGACAAAAGGGATGGAAATTATTCGCGTCTGACTATTCTCAAATTGAGTTGCGTGTGTTAGCTGCTATCTCTAATGATGAGCATTTAAAAGAAGCGTTTATTGAAGGAATGGATATTCATTCAAGTACAGCGATGCGTGTGTTTGGTATTGAAAAAGCTGAAGACGTAGATAGCAATATGCGTCGCCAAGCAAAAGCCGTTAACTTTGGGATTGTGTACGGAATTAGTGATTATGGCTTATCTCAAAATTTAGGCATTACACGAAAAGAAGCACAAGAGTTTATCGACCGTTACTTTACGATGTATCCAGGTGTTAAAAAATATATGGAAGACATTGTACGAGAAGCAAAAGATAAGGGATATGTTGAAACGTTGTATCATCGTCGCCGTTATTTACCAGATATTAATGCTAGAAACTTTAATCTACGCTCATTTGCTGAAAGAACAGCGATTAACACACCAATTCAAGGAAGTGCTGCTGATATTTTAAAAATTGCGATGATTAAGATACATAAACGATTAAAAGAAGAAAACCTGCAAGCAACGATGTTGTTACAAGTACACGATGAGCTAGTATTTGAAGCACCTGAAGAAGAAATACCAGCCTTGCAACAATTAGTTGAAGAAACCATGAACCATGCCGTTGAATTATCTGTCCCACTTAGAGCAGATAGTAGCTATGGTGACACATGGTATGATGCCAAATAA
- the mutM gene encoding DNA-formamidopyrimidine glycosylase: MPELPEVETVRKGLVQLVKGKEISNVIVDWGRIIESPEVDEFIHTLVGQTILDVDRRGKFLIFKLSHHDMISHLRMEGKFEYHNQTDDIQKHTHMRFQFTDGTELRYLDVRKFGRLSLEPKGLGEEYKGIKKLGPEPVLPDFDLEIFKQQLKKKHRAIKPLLLDQTLVTGLGNIYVDEALYQSCIHPEQIASKLTDNEVETLHQAIIDVLATAVEAGGTTIRTYKNALGDAGHFQVYLSAYGKQGEPCKRCGHTIEKIKVAQRGTHFCPICQVTHD; the protein is encoded by the coding sequence ATGCCTGAATTACCAGAAGTTGAAACAGTCAGAAAAGGACTGGTTCAACTTGTTAAAGGAAAAGAAATTAGTAATGTTATCGTTGATTGGGGAAGAATTATTGAGTCCCCTGAAGTAGACGAATTTATTCATACATTAGTCGGTCAAACGATTTTAGATGTGGACAGACGTGGTAAATTTTTGATTTTTAAATTAAGTCATCATGATATGATTAGCCATTTGCGAATGGAAGGAAAATTTGAGTATCATAATCAAACAGATGACATTCAAAAACATACCCATATGCGTTTTCAATTTACTGATGGAACGGAATTACGTTATTTAGATGTTAGAAAATTTGGTCGCTTATCATTAGAACCTAAAGGACTGGGTGAAGAGTACAAAGGAATAAAAAAACTTGGTCCGGAACCTGTTTTACCAGATTTTGATTTAGAGATTTTTAAGCAGCAATTAAAGAAAAAACATCGTGCTATTAAGCCACTATTATTAGATCAAACACTTGTCACAGGGTTAGGCAATATTTATGTAGACGAAGCATTGTATCAGTCTTGTATTCACCCAGAGCAGATAGCGTCAAAACTAACGGATAATGAAGTTGAAACACTTCATCAAGCTATTATTGATGTCTTAGCAACAGCTGTAGAGGCTGGTGGAACAACCATTAGAACATATAAAAATGCTCTAGGTGATGCTGGTCATTTTCAAGTGTATTTATCGGCATATGGCAAACAAGGTGAACCTTGCAAACGTTGTGGGCACACGATTGAAAAAATAAAGGTAGCCCAACGTGGCACGCACTTTTGTCCTATCTGTCAAGTCACTCATGATTAG
- the dnaI gene encoding primosomal protein DnaI yields the protein MKHINQQLNRTVNNQNIQDRLVKLMEIVQKDQDVQTFIAEHRDQLTDDDILKSSAKLYEFVKEKEKFLTNDPSMIAPGYEPKLFLNHHFIDVTYVPTEELLKKKEYETIRNRVQAISMPKDIKDASLDQFNITSERKEALSDAITFMNDYYENPKAFHQGLYLYGTFGVGKTYLLGAIANGLATKGIRTTIIHFPTFCVEMKQSIKDDSVASKIDTVKKTPILMLDDIGADSMSAWIRDDVLGVILQYRMQEKLPTFFSSNLDMKQLEEEHLRFSQKGDDEPLKAKRIMERIKYLSKQITMIGENRRLDN from the coding sequence ATGAAACACATTAATCAACAACTGAATCGAACCGTTAATAACCAAAATATCCAAGACCGTCTAGTTAAACTAATGGAAATTGTGCAAAAAGATCAAGATGTTCAAACGTTTATTGCAGAGCATCGTGATCAGTTGACCGATGATGATATTTTAAAAAGTTCAGCTAAACTATATGAGTTTGTCAAAGAAAAAGAAAAATTTCTTACTAATGACCCCAGTATGATTGCGCCAGGATATGAACCAAAATTATTTTTAAATCATCATTTTATCGATGTCACCTATGTTCCAACTGAAGAACTATTGAAGAAAAAAGAGTATGAGACCATTCGAAATCGCGTACAAGCCATTTCTATGCCAAAAGACATAAAAGACGCTTCGTTAGATCAATTTAACATTACATCTGAAAGAAAAGAAGCATTAAGTGATGCTATCACGTTTATGAATGATTATTATGAGAACCCTAAAGCATTTCATCAAGGGCTATACTTATATGGCACATTTGGCGTAGGAAAGACTTATCTGTTGGGAGCTATTGCGAATGGATTAGCAACAAAAGGGATTCGAACGACCATTATCCATTTTCCAACCTTTTGTGTGGAGATGAAGCAATCAATTAAAGATGATAGCGTCGCATCAAAGATTGATACCGTAAAAAAAACACCAATTCTGATGCTGGATGATATCGGAGCTGATTCTATGAGCGCATGGATACGAGATGATGTATTAGGAGTTATTTTGCAATATCGTATGCAAGAAAAACTACCAACCTTTTTTTCTTCTAACTTAGATATGAAACAGTTAGAGGAAGAACACCTTCGTTTTTCACAAAAAGGAGACGATGAACCATTGAAAGCAAAACGTATTATGGAGCGAATTAAATATCTTTCAAAGCAAATCACCATGATTGGTGAAAATCGCCGATTGGATAATTAA